A genomic window from Bacteroidota bacterium includes:
- a CDS encoding ATP-binding cassette domain-containing protein, whose translation MSKPLLLDVKNLATHFQTESGIVKAVDDISFQIFRGETVGIVGESGSGKSVTSLSLMRLIPNPPGIIAVEKCYIMKRVNAG comes from the coding sequence ATGTCCAAACCATTATTGCTCGACGTAAAAAACCTGGCTACCCATTTTCAGACAGAAAGTGGAATTGTTAAGGCGGTGGATGATATTTCGTTCCAGATTTTCAGAGGTGAAACTGTGGGTATTGTGGGTGAATCTGGTTCAGGCAAATCGGTAACTTCTTTATCATTGATGCGACTGATTCCTAATCCTCCGGGTATTATTGCGGTGGAGAAATGTTATATTATGAAGAGGGTAAACGCCGGTTGA
- a CDS encoding glycogen-binding domain-containing protein codes for MAGSFNNWNEKELAMQKTATGWELNLYLKEGTHTYKYIADREWMLDPGNPLARPDGKGNINSVMSLGEPHYFVLDGYLDAKIVMLTGSFNNWNAGELIMENGNRLANFLCITFRNYEYKFIVDGQWITDPKNQCKSLLEENVNSCIVISANHLFSLNNFPQAKRSIYYGSFCNWAEPGYKMMNDNGVWIFLVICLPENIPTNLLLTASGFLTQTIPIPNKTNMAEATPFCGFLRMKSFLEK; via the coding sequence TTGGCAGGCAGTTTTAATAACTGGAATGAAAAAGAACTCGCCATGCAAAAAACCGCAACCGGTTGGGAATTAAATTTATATTTAAAAGAAGGAACACATACTTACAAATACATTGCCGACCGCGAATGGATGCTCGACCCCGGAAACCCGCTTGCAAGGCCTGATGGCAAAGGAAATATTAATTCTGTCATGTCACTTGGGGAACCACATTATTTTGTTTTAGATGGTTATTTGGATGCTAAAATCGTAATGCTAACAGGTTCATTTAATAATTGGAATGCCGGTGAACTCATTATGGAAAACGGCAACCGGTTGGCAAATTTCCTTTGTATTACCTTCCGCAATTATGAATATAAATTTATTGTTGACGGGCAATGGATAACCGACCCTAAAAATCAGTGTAAGTCATTATTAGAAGAAAATGTAAATTCTTGTATCGTGATATCAGCAAATCATTTATTTTCATTAAATAATTTCCCGCAGGCAAAAAGAAGTATTTATTACGGTAGTTTCTGTAATTGGGCCGAACCCGGTTATAAAATGATGAACGACAATGGAGTTTGGATTTTCCTTGTTATCTGCCTGCCGGAAAATATACCTACAAATTTGTTGTTGACGGCAAGTGGATTCTTGACCCAAACAATTCCAATACCGAACAAAACGAATATGGCAGAGGCAACTCCGTTTTGTGGGTTTCTCCGGATGAAGAGTTTTTTGGAGAAATAA
- a CDS encoding Hsp20/alpha crystallin family protein, giving the protein MKKRKRIKNYTRKEFSCLSFSRMFTLPENVRAGEIDADQKWRVEHCIT; this is encoded by the coding sequence ATGAAAAAAAGGAAGAGGATAAAAAATTACACCAGAAAAGAATTTAGCTGCTTGTCGTTTTCACGTATGTTTACCTTACCTGAAAATGTTAGAGCAGGAGAAATAGATGCTGATCAAAAATGGCGTGTTGAACATTGTATTACCTAA
- a CDS encoding SDR family oxidoreductase produces MSDYSFEDYEFLFNLNALPTFLLLKHTVQILKKNNGGSIITIGAKPAIYPAAGNAVYAASKSAVVTLTLSVAEEGREADIRANCIVPATLQTPNNLSWATPEQYKTFTPTSDVADVILYLLSDAAKGITGTVIPMYNKINT; encoded by the coding sequence GTGAGCGACTATTCGTTTGAAGATTATGAGTTTTTATTTAACCTGAATGCCCTGCCTACATTTTTATTATTAAAGCATACTGTTCAAATTTTGAAAAAAAATAATGGTGGCAGTATCATAACAATTGGCGCAAAACCTGCCATTTATCCTGCTGCCGGAAATGCCGTTTATGCAGCCAGTAAAAGTGCAGTGGTTACCCTAACTTTAAGTGTTGCAGAAGAAGGTCGTGAAGCGGATATCCGTGCGAACTGTATCGTTCCTGCCACTTTACAAACACCAAATAATTTAAGCTGGGCAACACCTGAACAATACAAAACATTTACACCAACCAGCGATGTGGCAGATGTAATTTTATATTTATTGTCTGACGCGGCAAAAGGAATTACAGGTACCGTTATACCAATGTATAACAAAATAAATACATGA
- a CDS encoding NAD(P)/FAD-dependent oxidoreductase: MQNRFGDTSLPKIVIIGGGFAGLELIKRLNNLPYRVVLIDKYNYHTFQPLLYQIASAGLTAESIAYPLRRKIGKYPNIAFRLAEVTGIDKTQKKVHTSAGDFNYDYLIIAAGATTNFYGNVNLETKTYTLKSIPEALSMRSAILQQFENAVLQAAGNPEKQKLNFIIVGGGPTGVELAGALAEIKKNVLPSDYRELDPEKMEIHLIEGSNRILPTMSEKASRLSKKYLEDLGVTVWLNTLVSDYTGTELILKDGKSISSDHVIWTAGVKGAVIEGIDAAAITRGNRIMVNGFNEVADHKDIYAIGDIALMQTDKAFPNGHPGVAQVALQQASNLAENFKRMSAKKPLKPFIYKNKGNMATVGRHRAVVDLPRYSFGGYFAWYIWMFIHLMSLVGFRNRFMVFINWMWNYITYDRALRIIINNISPTKKQELN, from the coding sequence ATGCAAAATCGATTTGGTGATACTTCACTTCCCAAAATTGTGATAATTGGCGGCGGATTTGCCGGATTGGAATTAATTAAAAGACTAAATAATTTACCTTACCGGGTAGTGTTAATTGATAAGTATAATTATCATACATTTCAACCGTTATTATACCAAATTGCTTCAGCCGGTTTAACTGCTGAAAGTATTGCATATCCCTTGCGGAGAAAAATAGGTAAATACCCAAATATTGCTTTTCGTTTGGCAGAAGTTACAGGTATAGATAAAACCCAAAAAAAAGTGCATACCTCAGCCGGTGATTTCAATTATGATTATCTCATTATTGCAGCCGGTGCAACCACAAATTTTTACGGAAATGTAAATCTGGAAACCAAAACATATACGCTGAAATCGATTCCTGAAGCATTAAGTATGCGTAGTGCAATTTTACAGCAGTTTGAAAATGCTGTTTTGCAGGCAGCGGGAAATCCGGAGAAACAAAAACTCAATTTTATTATTGTTGGTGGTGGCCCTACGGGAGTAGAATTAGCGGGTGCGCTGGCAGAAATTAAAAAAAATGTATTGCCATCCGATTATCGGGAATTAGATCCTGAAAAAATGGAAATACATTTAATAGAAGGCAGCAATCGTATTTTACCAACCATGTCGGAAAAAGCTTCTCGCTTATCAAAAAAATATCTTGAAGATTTAGGTGTAACAGTTTGGTTAAATACATTGGTAAGCGATTACACAGGAACGGAATTAATTTTAAAAGATGGTAAGTCTATTTCCTCCGACCATGTTATTTGGACAGCAGGTGTTAAAGGTGCTGTTATTGAAGGAATTGATGCAGCTGCAATTACCAGAGGTAATCGAATTATGGTGAATGGATTTAATGAAGTTGCCGACCACAAAGATATTTATGCAATAGGTGATATTGCATTAATGCAAACAGATAAGGCATTTCCAAACGGACATCCCGGTGTGGCGCAAGTTGCATTACAACAGGCATCTAATCTCGCAGAAAACTTTAAGCGAATGTCTGCTAAAAAACCATTAAAACCATTTATTTATAAAAATAAAGGAAACATGGCCACAGTTGGGCGTCACCGTGCCGTGGTTGATTTACCACGTTATTCTTTCGGTGGTTATTTTGCTTGGTATATCTGGATGTTTATCCATTTAATGTCGCTGGTTGGATTCAGAAACCGGTTTATGGTATTTATAAACTGGATGTGGAATTATATTACGTACGACAGAGCCTTGCGGATTATCATCAACAACATCAGCCCAACAAAAAAGCAGGAATTAAATTAA
- a CDS encoding aminotransferase class I/II-fold pyridoxal phosphate-dependent enzyme, with translation MAKQVRVSGFGSLCVQPGTSDKVILPHNEPIYATTAYTFESTDHALSLFDDHHKGYVYSRWGNPTVSMAEEKIAGLETFGSDIKAKAQLFSSGMAAIAAVILANAKAGDKILTQPQLYGTTDELIQKQLSDWQIGNIRCDLNDFKTVEQILKTDKTIRLIYIESPSNPMMEVFDIQTLCKIAHQYKCRVAVDNTFSSPYCQRPLLLGADFSVHSATKYLNGHGSGLGGVIIGRDEKFMKNEVWMKVKLLGANSNAFDSWLLLQGLKTLELRMERHCNNAKKVAAFLEQHPAVSKVLYCGSKNHPQKNIIKKQMLAHSGMLSFELKGGLKAGVKLMNKVKVCKMVTSLGTLDTLIQHPASMTHVNVPRERRMAAGITDGLVRLSVGIENAADIIADLTQGMK, from the coding sequence ATGGCAAAGCAAGTAAGGGTTTCCGGATTTGGTTCTTTATGTGTTCAACCGGGCACTTCCGATAAAGTTATTTTACCACATAATGAGCCGATTTATGCTACAACGGCATATACATTTGAATCAACCGACCATGCTTTGAGTTTATTTGACGACCATCACAAAGGTTATGTTTATTCAAGATGGGGAAACCCCACCGTTTCCATGGCAGAAGAAAAAATTGCCGGCCTGGAAACATTCGGTAGCGATATTAAAGCAAAAGCGCAATTATTCAGCAGCGGCATGGCAGCAATTGCAGCAGTAATCTTAGCTAATGCAAAAGCCGGTGATAAAATATTAACCCAACCGCAATTGTATGGCACCACCGATGAATTAATTCAGAAGCAACTCAGCGACTGGCAAATTGGAAATATCCGTTGCGATTTAAATGATTTTAAAACTGTTGAGCAAATTTTAAAAACAGATAAAACAATTCGTTTAATTTATATTGAATCACCTTCAAATCCCATGATGGAGGTTTTTGATATTCAAACATTATGCAAAATTGCGCATCAATATAAATGTCGCGTTGCAGTAGATAATACTTTTTCTTCACCTTATTGTCAGCGCCCACTATTGTTAGGTGCTGATTTTTCTGTGCATTCTGCTACCAAATATTTAAATGGACATGGAAGTGGTTTAGGTGGTGTTATAATTGGGCGAGATGAAAAGTTTATGAAAAATGAAGTTTGGATGAAGGTGAAGTTATTAGGTGCAAATTCAAATGCATTTGATAGTTGGTTATTATTACAAGGATTAAAAACACTTGAATTGCGTATGGAGCGCCATTGTAATAATGCAAAAAAAGTGGCTGCATTTCTTGAACAACATCCTGCCGTATCTAAAGTATTGTATTGCGGTTCAAAAAATCATCCTCAAAAAAATATTATTAAAAAACAAATGCTGGCACACAGTGGCATGCTGAGTTTTGAATTAAAAGGCGGATTAAAAGCCGGTGTTAAATTGATGAACAAAGTAAAAGTGTGTAAAATGGTAACTTCCTTAGGCACATTAGATACTTTAATTCAACATCCTGCAAGTATGACGCACGTAAATGTTCCACGCGAACGCAGAATGGCTGCAGGTATTACCGACGGACTAGTTCGGTTAAGCGTGGGCATAGAAAATGCAGCAGATATTATTGCAGATTTAACTCAGGGTATGAAATAA
- the fabD gene encoding ACP S-malonyltransferase: protein MKKAYVFPGQGSQFPGMGKELYTNNPVAKNMFDAADWLLGFSITDIMFNGTEEALKQTSVTQPAIFLHSVALAATLENFQPDMVAGHSLGEFSALVANKTLSFEDGLLLVYKRAMAMQKACELQPSTMAAVLGLADDIVERICNETEGVVVAANYNCPGQLVISGEIDAVNKACEALKAAGAKRALLLPVGGAFHSPLMEPARIELYDAINSTNFSKPVCPVYQNVTAAAVIDPADIKNNLIAQLTAPVKWTQSVLQMTADGATNYIEVGPGKVLQGLIKKISPTVEAMSC, encoded by the coding sequence ATGAAAAAAGCTTATGTTTTTCCGGGACAGGGTTCACAGTTTCCGGGTATGGGGAAAGAATTGTACACCAATAATCCGGTTGCAAAAAATATGTTTGATGCTGCCGATTGGTTATTAGGTTTTTCTATTACTGATATTATGTTTAACGGCACTGAAGAAGCATTAAAACAAACCAGTGTTACACAACCCGCCATTTTTTTACATTCTGTTGCCTTAGCGGCAACACTCGAAAATTTTCAGCCTGATATGGTTGCCGGGCATTCACTTGGTGAATTTTCTGCATTGGTTGCAAATAAAACCTTGTCGTTTGAAGATGGCTTATTATTAGTTTATAAACGTGCAATGGCCATGCAAAAAGCATGCGAATTACAACCGTCTACAATGGCCGCCGTACTTGGCCTTGCGGATGATATTGTTGAACGTATTTGTAATGAAACTGAAGGTGTTGTGGTTGCAGCCAATTATAACTGCCCCGGTCAATTAGTTATATCCGGAGAAATTGATGCAGTAAACAAAGCCTGCGAAGCATTAAAAGCTGCCGGTGCAAAACGCGCATTATTATTACCAGTTGGAGGTGCATTTCATTCACCATTAATGGAACCTGCACGTATCGAATTATATGATGCAATTAACAGCACTAATTTCAGCAAACCTGTTTGCCCGGTTTATCAAAATGTTACTGCTGCTGCAGTAATTGACCCTGCAGATATAAAAAATAATTTAATTGCACAGTTAACAGCACCGGTTAAATGGACACAAAGTGTTTTACAAATGACTGCTGACGGGGCAACAAATTATATTGAAGTAGGTCCCGGAAAAGTATTACAGGGATTAATTAAAAAAATAAGTCCGACAGTTGAAGCAATGAGTTGCTAA